In Chiloscyllium punctatum isolate Juve2018m chromosome 10, sChiPun1.3, whole genome shotgun sequence, a single window of DNA contains:
- the LOC140481775 gene encoding NAD(P)(+)--arginine ADP-ribosyltransferase 1-like — protein sequence MTMRILDFVLIFILRTDAFINPSTEPLCQISEKGVNIKMDMALRSVDYYFLQSLESDKIAIDYAKVEHKNNATLYGEAWDTAYYEWQLRKKELQVPAGLLEEHVIAILCYTLDSPPLYSYFNRALRNYGASDKMYSECFHYKSLHYLLSVALSTLQNSSWGPDPGTQVYRTINREVLVSKGAHIRFGQFASTSLSMLESVSTFTDKESSSNTLFNITTSLGVAIQNFSFFRREEEVLIPPYEVFNVTNVTNWEDDFGVRGVNIVLSSIGRKETVVKLESEGPGHLRVVRIQEPVSPLWFSLLAVIGLLLLATCIFLLKKRKFI from the coding sequence GGACTGATGCTTTTATCAATCCTTCAACGGAGCCCCTGTGTCAAATTTCAGAAAAAGGAGTCAACATCAAAATGGACATGGCACTACGTTCCGTCGATTACTACTTCTTACAGAGCCTGGAATCGGATAAAATTGCAATAGACTATGCTAAGGTGGAACATAAGAACAATGCAACGTTATACGGGGAGGCCTGGGATACAGCCTATTATGAATGGCAGCTCAGAAAAAAGGAGCTCCAAGTTCCTGCTGGCCTCCTGGAAGAGCATGTCATCGCAATCCTGTGCTACACCCTGGACAGCCCGCCACTCTACAGCTATTTCAACAGGGCTCTTCGAAACTATGGCGCCAGTGATAAAATGTATTCTGAATGTTTCCACTACAAAAGTCTGCACTACCTTCTGTCTGTGGCTCTGAGTACGTTACAGAACAGTTCTTGGGGTCCTGATCCAGGAACACAGGTCTACAGGACAATAAATAGAGAGGTTCTGGTCAGTAAAGGAGCGCATATCCGCTTTGGCCAATTCGCTTCAACATCTCTGAGCATGCTTGAGTCAGTCTCAACATTCACAGACAAGGAATCGAGCAGCAACACACTCTTTAACATCaccacttccctgggtgttgccaTCCAAAACTTCTCTTTCTTTCGTAGGGAAGAGGAAGTGCTCATTCCACCGTATGAGGTGTTTAATGTGACCAATGTCACCAATTGGGAAGATGACTTTGGGGTACGAGGTGTTAACATTGTCCTGTCATCGATTGGACGCAAAGAAACAGTGGTGAAACTCGAGTCAGAAGGCCCGGGACATCTTCGTGTGGTGAGGATTCAGGAGCCTGTGTCTCCATTGTGGTTCTCCCTTTTGGCAGTCATCGGGCTCCTGTTGCTTGCCACTTGTATTTTTCTTTTGAAGAAACGGAAATTTATCTAA